One part of the Chryseobacterium mulctrae genome encodes these proteins:
- the traK gene encoding conjugative transposon protein TraK — MLIKNIEQRIKINKVISLSTIAFAVFIVIAGFFFAYRMIEDSRKSIYILDNGVPVLAKQTDVLLNRPVEYKAQIELFHRLFFTLAPDDTYIKDNIQKSLYLIDDSGKKEYTNLREKGFYNQIIASSSMVSIHTDSITLSMEQKKFSFFGKQMITRKSSVITRKLITEGFFEDIIRSPNNPHGVILKNWRIINNEELSNQNKNSY; from the coding sequence ATGCTTATCAAAAATATAGAACAAAGAATCAAGATCAACAAGGTCATTTCTTTATCCACCATTGCTTTTGCTGTTTTCATTGTCATTGCCGGATTTTTCTTTGCATACAGAATGATCGAGGATTCCAGAAAATCAATTTACATTTTAGACAATGGCGTTCCGGTTCTTGCCAAGCAGACTGATGTCCTGCTGAACCGACCTGTTGAATATAAAGCTCAAATTGAATTATTCCACAGATTGTTTTTCACACTCGCTCCCGATGATACCTATATCAAGGATAATATTCAAAAGTCATTGTATCTTATTGATGACAGCGGAAAAAAGGAATATACGAACCTAAGGGAAAAAGGATTTTACAATCAAATAATAGCTTCCAGTTCGATGGTCAGTATCCATACCGATTCGATTACGCTTAGTATGGAACAAAAGAAATTTAGCTTTTTCGGTAAGCAGATGATCACAAGAAAATCTTCTGTCATTACGAGGAAGCTCATCACCGAAGGTTTCTTTGAAGACATCATCAGAAGTCCCAATAATCCTCACGGTGTGATTCTTAAAAACTGGCGAATCATCAATAACGAGGAACTGTCCAATCAAAATAAAAATTCTTACTAA
- the traM gene encoding conjugative transposon protein TraM, with protein sequence MKKINFKEKKYVLPLLALPFLFLFGYVGAQFLKEDTSEKNKPKELSLSLGDTQDSIMTKNDAYDAFFKKEDNRTMLGGLDKEEDSLLNYDDQLSLDQKRKIDSLKAENGRQNRYQAKENQSSYYKPNQSQRDDKDYNRSSEIIKMLNDKSYGNQEDKYADTPKEKTQSVQPDPVKYLKEQMLVMDSLEKSRDPEYQSKLAAEQKLKSNKEKMEDFLNSTFNVSKSGINSGFNAFYKEKENSFIKAVIDENNKGFLGSRIRFRLLEDIFVGNKKIIKGSILYGQISGFSMQRVNLNIVSVFTKGEIYPVNLSIYDVDGMKGLYVPQSVFRDMMREMGSNSVQGTQMDMGGKGFFSSIGSSLFTSTSKSIANLIKENKAKLKYNSYVFLIDENQLKDSQNQQKK encoded by the coding sequence ATTAAAAAAATAAATTTTAAAGAAAAAAAATATGTTCTGCCTCTTTTGGCTCTGCCATTTCTTTTTCTTTTCGGCTACGTAGGAGCACAGTTTCTCAAAGAAGATACTTCTGAAAAAAATAAACCAAAAGAATTGTCACTATCACTCGGCGATACGCAAGATTCCATTATGACCAAAAATGATGCGTATGATGCTTTTTTCAAAAAAGAGGATAACAGAACGATGCTTGGTGGTTTGGATAAAGAAGAAGATAGTTTATTGAACTATGATGACCAATTGTCACTGGACCAAAAAAGAAAAATTGACTCCTTAAAAGCAGAAAACGGAAGACAAAACAGATACCAGGCAAAAGAAAATCAATCCTCGTATTACAAACCAAATCAATCACAGAGGGATGACAAAGATTACAACAGGTCTTCAGAAATCATTAAAATGTTGAATGACAAATCTTACGGGAACCAAGAAGATAAATACGCAGATACACCAAAAGAAAAGACACAAAGTGTCCAACCAGACCCTGTAAAATATCTGAAAGAACAAATGCTCGTGATGGATTCTTTAGAAAAATCCCGTGATCCTGAGTACCAAAGTAAACTCGCAGCAGAACAAAAACTGAAGTCCAATAAAGAGAAAATGGAAGATTTTCTTAATTCAACTTTCAATGTGAGCAAATCCGGAATCAACAGTGGTTTCAATGCTTTCTATAAGGAGAAAGAAAACAGCTTTATCAAAGCGGTCATTGACGAAAATAACAAAGGCTTTCTTGGAAGCAGGATTAGGTTCCGATTGTTGGAAGACATCTTTGTCGGGAACAAAAAAATAATCAAAGGTTCGATATTATACGGACAAATCTCAGGATTTTCAATGCAGAGAGTCAATCTCAACATTGTATCTGTATTCACAAAAGGAGAAATCTATCCTGTCAATCTTTCGATTTATGATGTTGACGGGATGAAGGGATTGTACGTTCCGCAAAGCGTTTTCAGAGATATGATGCGGGAAATGGGAAGTAACTCAGTACAAGGAACTCAGATGGATATGGGCGGAAAAGGATTTTTCTCAAGCATTGGATCCAGCCTGTTTACATCAACATCTAAATCTATTGCCAACCTGATCAAAGAAAATAAAGCAAAACTGAAATACAACTCATATGTCTTTTTGATCGACGAAAATCAATTGAAAGATTCACAAAACCAACAAAAAAAATAA
- a CDS encoding membrane protein — protein sequence MNKTITLTFCLLTILLPVMGFAQTDGDYSNLLQFLKGDGAFEKWFMEVFTKLDNSVQDSAAGSALVGKAIGGLGALMYLGYMGWQMAAGDREWEITPMLKPILIGFTLVYWSGFVSMIQAPFEAIAEPGISIFNDIESEVNDLRVERFKKQQQLLDAVIKLKAEEDAKQEVIENTTEDADDSWYDISEGLDKLIQPIKEWSIRMEFQMQKLVAELIEFCCLSILRICVYLIFFIQKIWSYILIILGPIAVGMALIPGFENSLYSWVSKFININLYTFVAYTIINIGQQLIASGYTMEIERYDTLLSNGTITNLDALMVYVSNSGMIYNQLFTCVAYVVTGIGVLMTPTIADSIVSAGGAGAMTKMKSAAGKMASSAKTAILAAKTGGASVAASAAAGSASGRVQRAMKKGK from the coding sequence ATGAATAAAACGATAACATTAACTTTTTGCTTATTAACAATTCTTTTACCTGTTATGGGTTTCGCCCAGACAGACGGTGATTACAGCAATCTACTCCAATTTTTAAAGGGAGATGGTGCCTTTGAAAAGTGGTTTATGGAAGTTTTTACAAAACTGGACAACAGTGTGCAGGATAGCGCCGCCGGTTCAGCTTTGGTAGGAAAAGCAATAGGCGGTTTAGGCGCTCTGATGTACCTCGGGTACATGGGTTGGCAAATGGCAGCCGGAGATAGAGAATGGGAAATCACACCGATGTTGAAACCAATTCTTATCGGATTTACCCTTGTTTACTGGAGTGGATTTGTCAGTATGATTCAAGCGCCATTTGAGGCCATTGCCGAACCCGGAATCTCAATTTTCAACGATATAGAATCGGAAGTCAATGATTTACGGGTCGAGAGATTTAAAAAGCAGCAACAATTACTGGATGCTGTCATCAAATTAAAGGCGGAAGAAGATGCCAAACAGGAAGTCATTGAGAATACTACTGAAGATGCGGATGATTCGTGGTATGACATCAGCGAAGGATTGGATAAACTCATTCAGCCCATCAAGGAATGGTCGATAAGAATGGAGTTCCAAATGCAAAAATTAGTAGCAGAACTCATTGAATTTTGTTGTCTTTCCATTCTTCGGATTTGTGTATATCTCATTTTCTTCATTCAAAAAATATGGTCTTACATTTTAATTATTTTGGGGCCGATAGCTGTTGGAATGGCTCTTATTCCCGGATTTGAAAATTCATTATACAGTTGGGTATCAAAATTCATCAACATTAATCTTTACACTTTTGTTGCCTATACGATCATCAACATCGGTCAGCAATTGATCGCTTCCGGTTATACAATGGAGATCGAAAGGTATGATACCTTATTATCCAATGGAACCATTACCAACTTAGACGCTTTGATGGTCTATGTGAGCAACTCCGGAATGATCTACAATCAGCTTTTCACCTGTGTTGCCTATGTTGTTACGGGAATCGGAGTACTAATGACCCCAACCATTGCAGACAGTATTGTTTCTGCAGGAGGGGCGGGAGCAATGACGAAAATGAAAAGTGCAGCAGGAAAAATGGCAAGCAGTGCTAAAACAGCAATATTGGCTGCCAAAACAGGAGGAGCTTCTGTAGCAGCAAGTGCAGCAGCAGGTTCAGCATCAGGCAGAGTTCAAAGAGCGATGAAAAAAGGAAAATAA
- a CDS encoding type IV secretory system conjugative DNA transfer family protein has product MQEQQHQIKIYGFLQKAVYAVVALDCASLFYLNANVPVVSNLLKNFSKLSFIYPPINAKFATLILIGLVAVGTKAKKKKDLNISKEIIAPMILGLLMIFSSLVWQNEAGNEKLPRVFPGFNLYQGIYAVLSFLGAVILQMGADSISKLMQQKMGKDRWNVEEESFDQNQELVTSDVTINIPYLFRYKNKSNKGWMNINPFRGTMVIGTPGSGKSFGVINPAIRQMIAKGFCLCIYDFKFPDLAQIAYYHYLLKKSKEADYDYNFHVINLKEVEKSKRVNPFHKKYIQTLAEAQEMAESMVSSLQKGGSSSGGGSEAFFTQSAINFLSSCIYFFATFENGKYSDLPHILSFMNRSYKEIFDTLFTNEEIFSLLSPFKTAYDNKAFDQLEGQIGTLKIFLSRLATKESFWVFSGDEVELKITDRENPSIIILASDPGTQDINSALYSSVLNRTLRLINSKHNLPGGIIADEFPTIYIHKIDNIVATARSNKVAVMLGLQEIPQLRQFYKKEVADTISAIVGNIISGSARDKNTLDWLEKLFGKIKQKSYSQSISQQGTTTSINEKMDNMIPAGKIAALKTGEMVGMIAQGEENDAEEYKTSAISGKINLDMKAIQEEEKNYVKMPSYYSFVDKKGVNRKEEVLMTNFRKINKEVELIVNENIKAA; this is encoded by the coding sequence ATGCAAGAGCAACAACACCAAATAAAGATCTATGGCTTTCTACAAAAAGCGGTGTACGCAGTCGTAGCACTCGATTGTGCTTCGCTTTTCTACCTTAATGCCAATGTTCCGGTAGTATCAAACTTGTTGAAAAATTTTTCAAAGTTGAGTTTTATCTACCCTCCTATCAATGCCAAATTTGCAACATTGATTCTGATTGGATTAGTGGCTGTCGGAACAAAAGCCAAGAAAAAGAAAGACCTTAATATTAGTAAAGAGATTATTGCTCCTATGATTTTGGGATTGCTGATGATTTTTTCTTCACTGGTTTGGCAGAATGAGGCAGGAAATGAAAAACTTCCAAGAGTGTTTCCCGGATTTAATCTCTATCAGGGAATCTATGCAGTTCTTTCTTTTTTAGGGGCAGTTATTCTTCAAATGGGTGCAGATAGTATTTCAAAACTGATGCAGCAGAAAATGGGAAAAGACCGATGGAATGTTGAAGAAGAATCTTTCGACCAAAATCAGGAATTGGTAACATCGGATGTCACAATCAATATTCCATACTTGTTCCGTTACAAAAACAAAAGCAATAAAGGTTGGATGAACATCAATCCTTTTAGAGGAACGATGGTCATTGGAACACCAGGTTCTGGTAAATCTTTTGGTGTGATCAATCCTGCCATAAGACAAATGATTGCAAAAGGTTTCTGTCTCTGCATCTACGATTTTAAATTTCCTGATCTAGCACAGATTGCATACTACCATTATTTGTTGAAAAAAAGTAAGGAAGCAGACTACGATTACAATTTCCACGTCATTAATCTGAAAGAGGTTGAAAAATCAAAACGAGTCAATCCATTTCACAAAAAGTACATCCAAACTTTAGCAGAAGCCCAGGAAATGGCAGAATCAATGGTTTCATCTCTACAGAAGGGAGGTTCGAGTTCCGGAGGTGGTTCTGAAGCTTTCTTTACCCAATCCGCCATCAATTTTCTGTCTTCCTGTATTTATTTTTTTGCAACATTTGAAAATGGAAAATATTCTGATCTGCCTCATATTCTTTCCTTTATGAACCGCAGTTATAAAGAAATTTTTGACACACTTTTTACCAACGAAGAAATTTTCTCTTTGCTTTCGCCTTTCAAAACGGCGTATGACAACAAAGCGTTTGATCAGCTGGAAGGACAAATTGGAACTTTGAAAATATTCCTTTCCCGATTGGCAACTAAAGAAAGCTTTTGGGTGTTTTCGGGAGATGAAGTGGAATTGAAGATTACTGATCGTGAAAATCCATCCATTATCATATTAGCATCAGATCCGGGAACACAGGATATTAACTCAGCCCTTTATTCCTCGGTGTTAAACAGGACTTTAAGATTGATCAATTCCAAGCACAATTTACCGGGAGGAATTATCGCAGACGAATTTCCGACGATTTATATTCATAAAATTGATAACATCGTGGCCACTGCAAGAAGCAATAAAGTTGCTGTAATGCTTGGATTACAAGAAATTCCGCAGCTCAGACAGTTCTACAAAAAAGAAGTTGCAGATACTATTTCTGCGATTGTTGGAAATATTATTTCCGGTTCTGCCAGAGACAAAAATACATTGGATTGGTTGGAAAAACTATTTGGGAAAATTAAACAGAAATCATACTCACAATCAATTTCACAGCAAGGGACGACCACCAGTATTAATGAAAAGATGGACAATATGATTCCTGCCGGAAAAATTGCGGCTCTGAAAACCGGAGAAATGGTTGGAATGATCGCACAGGGAGAAGAAAATGATGCTGAGGAATATAAAACGTCTGCAATTAGTGGTAAAATTAACCTGGATATGAAAGCGATTCAAGAAGAAGAAAAAAACTATGTTAAAATGCCATCTTATTACTCTTTTGTAGATAAAAAAGGGGTTAACCGCAAAGAAGAAGTGCTGATGACCAACTTTAGAAAGATCAACAAAGAAGTGGAACTCATTGTGAATGAAAATATTAAAGCTGCGTAA
- a CDS encoding M23 family metallopeptidase encodes MKKLKYTFTLMALFYSCLCFAQFNTITPTIPKKSENPKVSEKSNIEDPVKQKKAKKSWKQVLNITTKSDLKNETKGSTKWLTSQIDSLKTLIKEYSSVKEIRKNEFEKLKDSLMLQAQNRVEETKKASKKQNFFTTYDFVDEPAASFSKIVMPLKNKITITSSYGTRTHPIFGTKKTHNGIDLKASYENVYSVMDGIVTATGWDSKGGGNFIKVKHFNRFETSYLHLSEMYYRAGEIVKAGFVIGKSGNTGNSTGPHLHFSVKEFGQNINPSHFLNDLIKVNNLIATYNE; translated from the coding sequence ATGAAAAAACTAAAATACACATTTACATTGATGGCGCTGTTTTACAGCTGCTTATGCTTTGCCCAATTCAATACGATTACACCAACAATACCGAAAAAATCTGAAAATCCAAAGGTATCCGAAAAATCTAATATTGAAGATCCGGTAAAACAAAAGAAGGCTAAGAAATCTTGGAAGCAAGTTTTAAATATCACCACAAAATCAGATTTAAAAAATGAAACCAAAGGTTCGACGAAGTGGTTAACGAGTCAAATAGATTCACTGAAAACACTGATTAAAGAGTATAGCAGTGTAAAAGAAATACGAAAAAATGAGTTTGAAAAACTGAAAGATTCTTTGATGCTGCAAGCACAAAATAGAGTAGAAGAAACAAAGAAAGCATCAAAAAAACAAAACTTTTTTACAACGTATGATTTTGTAGACGAACCTGCAGCATCTTTTTCAAAAATTGTAATGCCTCTTAAAAACAAGATCACCATTACATCTTCTTATGGGACAAGAACTCATCCTATTTTCGGAACAAAAAAAACGCACAACGGCATCGACCTTAAAGCCAGTTATGAGAATGTCTATTCTGTAATGGATGGAATTGTTACAGCAACCGGTTGGGATTCTAAAGGCGGAGGGAATTTCATAAAGGTAAAACATTTTAACCGTTTCGAAACTTCCTATCTACATCTTTCAGAAATGTATTATCGAGCTGGAGAAATAGTAAAAGCTGGATTTGTCATCGGAAAAAGCGGGAATACCGGAAACTCCACAGGACCACATCTGCATTTTTCGGTGAAAGAATTCGGACAAAACATCAATCCTTCTCATTTTTTAAATGACCTCATAAAAGTAAACAATTTAATAGCAACATACAATGAATAA
- a CDS encoding DUF4138 domain-containing protein, translating into MRTLLYTLLIFTAQFFTAQTATKEQIVSDLPEIEITEGINLHIISPEPIQYVDLSTEKLTGDLPSTNIARIKITDHPDSDEKGKINIPSVFVNGNTIGIITVVAQSFIAQYKVVHRNQDNLNTITNIHIQPEAMQPVEFDKMVFSNLELRKFSMDIIRKKSEKNPIREEKNLKLSFQLNNVYVMSAYIFLDMTIKNNSNLNYDIEDLKFSLEDKKIHKATNNQSVDLTPILQLNPQKHFRKNFRNIYVFKKFTYPNSKVMMIRLIEEQLSGRTIEMKVNYSDILKADTF; encoded by the coding sequence ATGAGAACTTTATTATACACCCTTTTAATATTCACAGCTCAATTTTTCACGGCTCAAACTGCAACCAAAGAACAGATTGTTTCCGATTTACCTGAGATTGAAATTACCGAAGGCATCAACCTGCATATTATCTCGCCTGAGCCCATTCAGTACGTGGATTTGTCAACAGAAAAACTGACTGGAGATTTGCCTTCTACAAACATTGCCAGAATAAAGATCACAGACCATCCTGATTCTGACGAGAAAGGAAAAATCAATATACCTTCCGTTTTTGTTAATGGAAATACTATTGGGATCATTACCGTTGTCGCACAATCTTTCATTGCACAGTATAAAGTGGTGCATAGAAATCAGGATAACCTCAATACGATTACCAATATTCATATACAGCCCGAAGCGATGCAGCCTGTAGAATTTGATAAAATGGTGTTCTCTAATCTTGAACTGAGAAAATTTTCGATGGATATTATTCGAAAAAAATCTGAAAAAAATCCGATTAGAGAAGAAAAAAATCTAAAACTCAGCTTCCAGCTCAATAATGTCTATGTGATGAGTGCTTATATTTTTTTAGATATGACCATCAAGAATAATTCTAATCTGAACTATGATATTGAGGATTTGAAATTCTCCTTGGAAGACAAAAAAATACACAAAGCCACCAATAACCAAAGTGTAGATCTAACACCCATTTTACAGCTCAATCCGCAGAAACACTTCAGAAAAAATTTCAGGAATATTTATGTTTTCAAAAAATTCACTTACCCAAACAGTAAAGTGATGATGATTCGCTTGATTGAAGAACAGCTCTCGGGGCGCACCATAGAAATGAAAGTCAACTATTCAGATATTCTGAAAGCAGATACCTTTTAA